In one Amia ocellicauda isolate fAmiCal2 chromosome 2, fAmiCal2.hap1, whole genome shotgun sequence genomic region, the following are encoded:
- the eef1db gene encoding eukaryotic translation elongation factor 1 delta b (guanine nucleotide exchange protein) isoform X2, with amino-acid sequence MKNLSNSSSDPRPALMVQPGLDSELLRGPQCPADCTSAGVEVGEGSSGQTSSSPESGSLNGEVQRPPGGGGGRRRQRRRRRSPRVGPSLALQGLRAERVWFEQRAFEQAESGYHRRLAQLYNGRGFGVAAGTTVPTENPTVSESDAPPAPAGNDRPLTPHCSHGEQVACHHRVHAVWLNKPAFDAAESRFQERATAAAAPPASLALPPPRPPAQPATERTTPDEGYLTLTPTPTTPSPQRPVNGLPPPAVAALLRGVWLEKPQYDQAEQHYHQSLCSADPCPTTRGSKRARRRQRGSQGREEDAEEQRGPESGSGSSLDAEIEGERDEPLPEAAELVGAPPQEQALAEEEERWGGPSYPELAGRFPLHPDSERVWLDGPRFHQAERRLEEMATAQLASGLGGSNCPPPATTAPCPGHCTPPQARNTMSSQYLAQEKIWFDKCRFDDAERQYYERMNGPMKCCSAAPSQTSQETGANTILQDIARARENIQKSLAGSAACPAGDATELLTRMSSLELENQSLHKVVEDLRLALSKLESRVMMLERTPAGGATAACVKAAPVPQQSRAAPPAVEEEEDDDDLDLFGSDEEDDEAARVREERVKAYAEKKAKKPVLIAKSSILLDVKPWDDETDMAKLEQCVRSVQADGLLWGSSKLVPVGYGIRKLQIQCVVEDDKVGTDLLEEEITKFEDYVQSVDVAAFNKI; translated from the exons ATGAAGAAcctcagcaacagcagcagcgaCCCCCGCCCTGCCCTGATGGTTCAGCCCGGGCTGGATTCGGAGCTCCTCCGGGGGCCGCAATGTCCAGCGGACTGCACCTCTGCAGGGGtggaggtgggggagggcaGCAGCGGCCAGACCTCGTCCTCCCCAGAGAGTGGCAGCCTGAACGGAGAGGTGCAGCGGCCCCCTGGGGGCGGTGGTGGCAGACGCCGCCAGCGCAGACGCAGACGCTCTCCTCGCGTGGGGCCCAGCCTGGCACTACAGGGGCTGCGGGCGGAGCGGGTGTGGTTCGAGCAGCGAGCGTTCGAACAGGCCGAGAGCGGCTACCACAGGCGGCTGGCACAACTGTATAACGGGCGCGGTTTTGGCGTCGCTGCTGGCACTACTGTACCCACGGAGAACCCCACTGTGTCCGAGTCTGatgcccccccagcccccgcaGGAAATGACCGCCCCCTGACTCCACACTGTAGCCACGGAGAGCAGGTGGCCTGCCACCACCGTGTGCACGCGGTGTGGCTCAACAAGCCAGCCTTCGATGCCGCTGAGAGCAGGTTCCAGGAGCGTGCCACTGCCGCCGCCGCCCCCCCCGCCTCCCTCGCCCTGCCACCCCCCCGCCCACCTGCACAGCCCGCCACGGAACGCACCACCCCAGACGAGGGCTACCTCAccctcacccccacccccaccacgcCTTCGCCCCAGCGCCCAGTGAACGGCCTGCCCCCCCCCGCCGTGGCTGCCCTGCTGCGCGGCGTGTGGCTGGAGAAGCCGCAGTACGACCAGGCCGAGCAGCATTACCACCAGAGCCTCTGCTCCGCGGACCCCTGCCCCACCACCAGGGGGAGCAAGAGAGCCAGGAGGCGTCAGAGAGGCAGCCAGGGGCGGGAGGAGGACGCAGAGGAGCAGAGAGGGCCGGAGAGCGGGAGTGGGAGCAGCCTGGACGCAGAGATTGAGGGTGAAAGAGACGAGCCCCTGCCTGAGGCAGCAGAGCTGGTCGGCGCCCCCCCTCAGGAGCAGGCCctggcagaggaggaggagaggtggggggggccCTCATACCCGGAGCTGGCTGGCCGTTTCCCACTGCACCCTGACAGCGAGCGCGTGTGGCTGGACGGCCCGCGCTTCCACCAGGCAGAGAGACGCCTCGAGGAGATGGCCACCGCACAGCTGGCCAGTGGCCTCGGGGGGTCCAACTGCCCCCCTCCCGCCACCACCGCGCCCTGCCCTGGCCACTGCACCCCCCCACAAGCCCGCAA CACCATGAGCTCCCAGTACCTGGCCCAGGAGAAGATCTGGTTTGACAAGTGTCGCTTTGACGATGCGGAGAGGCAGTACTATGAGCGGATGAACGGCCCGATGAAATGCTGCTCTGCTGCCCCCTCACAAACCTCACAG GAGACTGGAGCAAATACCATCCTGCAGGACATTGCCCGAGCCCGTGAGAATATCCAGAAATCTCTAGCAGGC AGTGCTGCCTGTCCTGCGGGGGATGCCACTGAGCTGCTGACCCGGATGAGCAGCCTGGAGCTGGAGAACCAGAGCCTGcacaaag TGGTTGAGGACCTGCGTCTGGCGCTGTCCAAGCTGGAGTCCAGAGTGATGATGCTGGAGAGGACACCAGCAGGGGGCGCCACTGCAGCCTGTGTGAAG GCAGCCCCAGTGCCTCAGCAGTCCAGAGCAGCCCCCCCGGCagtggaagaagaggaagaTGACGATGACCTGGACCTGTTCGGCAGCGACGAGGAGGACGACGAGGCGGCGCGTGTGAGGGAGGAGCGGGTGAAGGCATATGCTGAGAAGAAGGCCAAGAAACCAGTCCTGATCGCCAAGAGCTCCATCCTGCTGGATGTCAAGCCG TGGGACGACGAGACGGACATGGCGAAGCTGGAGCAGTGCGTGCGCTCCGTGCAGGCGGATGGGCTGCTGTGGGGCTCCTCCAAGCTGGTGCCCGTGGGCTACGGCATCCGTAAGCTGCAGATCCAGTGTGTGGTGGAGGACGACAAGGTCGGCACGGACCTTCTGGAGGAGGagatcaccaagtttgaggactAC GTCCAGAGTGTGGACGTCGCTGCTTTCAATAAGATCTGA
- the eef1db gene encoding eukaryotic translation elongation factor 1 delta b (guanine nucleotide exchange protein) isoform X4, translating to MSSQYLAQEKIWFDKCRFDDAERQYYERMNGPMKCCSAAPSQTSQETGANTILQDIARARENIQKSLAGSAACPAGDATELLTRMSSLELENQSLHKVVEDLRLALSKLESRVMMLERTPAGGATAACVKAAPVPQQSRAAPPAVEEEEDDDDLDLFGSDEEDDEAARVREERVKAYAEKKAKKPVLIAKSSILLDVKPWDDETDMAKLEQCVRSVQADGLLWGSSKLVPVGYGIRKLQIQCVVEDDKVGTDLLEEEITKFEDYVQSVDVAAFNKI from the exons ATGAGCTCCCAGTACCTGGCCCAGGAGAAGATCTGGTTTGACAAGTGTCGCTTTGACGATGCGGAGAGGCAGTACTATGAGCGGATGAACGGCCCGATGAAATGCTGCTCTGCTGCCCCCTCACAAACCTCACAG GAGACTGGAGCAAATACCATCCTGCAGGACATTGCCCGAGCCCGTGAGAATATCCAGAAATCTCTAGCAGGC AGTGCTGCCTGTCCTGCGGGGGATGCCACTGAGCTGCTGACCCGGATGAGCAGCCTGGAGCTGGAGAACCAGAGCCTGcacaaag TGGTTGAGGACCTGCGTCTGGCGCTGTCCAAGCTGGAGTCCAGAGTGATGATGCTGGAGAGGACACCAGCAGGGGGCGCCACTGCAGCCTGTGTGAAG GCAGCCCCAGTGCCTCAGCAGTCCAGAGCAGCCCCCCCGGCagtggaagaagaggaagaTGACGATGACCTGGACCTGTTCGGCAGCGACGAGGAGGACGACGAGGCGGCGCGTGTGAGGGAGGAGCGGGTGAAGGCATATGCTGAGAAGAAGGCCAAGAAACCAGTCCTGATCGCCAAGAGCTCCATCCTGCTGGATGTCAAGCCG TGGGACGACGAGACGGACATGGCGAAGCTGGAGCAGTGCGTGCGCTCCGTGCAGGCGGATGGGCTGCTGTGGGGCTCCTCCAAGCTGGTGCCCGTGGGCTACGGCATCCGTAAGCTGCAGATCCAGTGTGTGGTGGAGGACGACAAGGTCGGCACGGACCTTCTGGAGGAGGagatcaccaagtttgaggactAC GTCCAGAGTGTGGACGTCGCTGCTTTCAATAAGATCTGA
- the eef1db gene encoding eukaryotic translation elongation factor 1 delta b (guanine nucleotide exchange protein) isoform X3 yields MKNLSNSSSDPRPALMVQPGLDSELLRGPQCPADCTSAGVEVGEGSSGQTSSSPESGSLNGEVQRPPGGGGGRRRQRRRRRSPRVGPSLALQGLRAERVWFEQRAFEQAESGYHRRLAQLYNGRGFGVAAGTTVPTENPTVSESDAPPAPAGNDRPLTPHCSHGEQVACHHRVHAVWLNKPAFDAAESRFQERATAAAAPPASLALPPPRPPAQPATERTTPDEGYLTLTPTPTTPSPQRPVNGLPPPAVAALLRGVWLEKPQYDQAEQHYHQSLCSADPCPTTRGSKRARRRQRGSQGREEDAEEQRGPESGSGSSLDAEIEGERDEPLPEAAELVGAPPQEQALAEEEERWGGPSYPELAGRFPLHPDSERVWLDGPRFHQAERRLEEMATAQLASGLGGSNCPPPATTAPCPGHCTPPQARNSTMSSQYLAQEKIWFDKCRFDDAERQYYERMNGPMKCCSAAPSQTSQSAACPAGDATELLTRMSSLELENQSLHKVVEDLRLALSKLESRVMMLERTPAGGATAACVKAAPVPQQSRAAPPAVEEEEDDDDLDLFGSDEEDDEAARVREERVKAYAEKKAKKPVLIAKSSILLDVKPWDDETDMAKLEQCVRSVQADGLLWGSSKLVPVGYGIRKLQIQCVVEDDKVGTDLLEEEITKFEDYVQSVDVAAFNKI; encoded by the exons ATGAAGAAcctcagcaacagcagcagcgaCCCCCGCCCTGCCCTGATGGTTCAGCCCGGGCTGGATTCGGAGCTCCTCCGGGGGCCGCAATGTCCAGCGGACTGCACCTCTGCAGGGGtggaggtgggggagggcaGCAGCGGCCAGACCTCGTCCTCCCCAGAGAGTGGCAGCCTGAACGGAGAGGTGCAGCGGCCCCCTGGGGGCGGTGGTGGCAGACGCCGCCAGCGCAGACGCAGACGCTCTCCTCGCGTGGGGCCCAGCCTGGCACTACAGGGGCTGCGGGCGGAGCGGGTGTGGTTCGAGCAGCGAGCGTTCGAACAGGCCGAGAGCGGCTACCACAGGCGGCTGGCACAACTGTATAACGGGCGCGGTTTTGGCGTCGCTGCTGGCACTACTGTACCCACGGAGAACCCCACTGTGTCCGAGTCTGatgcccccccagcccccgcaGGAAATGACCGCCCCCTGACTCCACACTGTAGCCACGGAGAGCAGGTGGCCTGCCACCACCGTGTGCACGCGGTGTGGCTCAACAAGCCAGCCTTCGATGCCGCTGAGAGCAGGTTCCAGGAGCGTGCCACTGCCGCCGCCGCCCCCCCCGCCTCCCTCGCCCTGCCACCCCCCCGCCCACCTGCACAGCCCGCCACGGAACGCACCACCCCAGACGAGGGCTACCTCAccctcacccccacccccaccacgcCTTCGCCCCAGCGCCCAGTGAACGGCCTGCCCCCCCCCGCCGTGGCTGCCCTGCTGCGCGGCGTGTGGCTGGAGAAGCCGCAGTACGACCAGGCCGAGCAGCATTACCACCAGAGCCTCTGCTCCGCGGACCCCTGCCCCACCACCAGGGGGAGCAAGAGAGCCAGGAGGCGTCAGAGAGGCAGCCAGGGGCGGGAGGAGGACGCAGAGGAGCAGAGAGGGCCGGAGAGCGGGAGTGGGAGCAGCCTGGACGCAGAGATTGAGGGTGAAAGAGACGAGCCCCTGCCTGAGGCAGCAGAGCTGGTCGGCGCCCCCCCTCAGGAGCAGGCCctggcagaggaggaggagaggtggggggggccCTCATACCCGGAGCTGGCTGGCCGTTTCCCACTGCACCCTGACAGCGAGCGCGTGTGGCTGGACGGCCCGCGCTTCCACCAGGCAGAGAGACGCCTCGAGGAGATGGCCACCGCACAGCTGGCCAGTGGCCTCGGGGGGTCCAACTGCCCCCCTCCCGCCACCACCGCGCCCTGCCCTGGCCACTGCACCCCCCCACAAGCCCGCAA caGCACCATGAGCTCCCAGTACCTGGCCCAGGAGAAGATCTGGTTTGACAAGTGTCGCTTTGACGATGCGGAGAGGCAGTACTATGAGCGGATGAACGGCCCGATGAAATGCTGCTCTGCTGCCCCCTCACAAACCTCACAG AGTGCTGCCTGTCCTGCGGGGGATGCCACTGAGCTGCTGACCCGGATGAGCAGCCTGGAGCTGGAGAACCAGAGCCTGcacaaag TGGTTGAGGACCTGCGTCTGGCGCTGTCCAAGCTGGAGTCCAGAGTGATGATGCTGGAGAGGACACCAGCAGGGGGCGCCACTGCAGCCTGTGTGAAG GCAGCCCCAGTGCCTCAGCAGTCCAGAGCAGCCCCCCCGGCagtggaagaagaggaagaTGACGATGACCTGGACCTGTTCGGCAGCGACGAGGAGGACGACGAGGCGGCGCGTGTGAGGGAGGAGCGGGTGAAGGCATATGCTGAGAAGAAGGCCAAGAAACCAGTCCTGATCGCCAAGAGCTCCATCCTGCTGGATGTCAAGCCG TGGGACGACGAGACGGACATGGCGAAGCTGGAGCAGTGCGTGCGCTCCGTGCAGGCGGATGGGCTGCTGTGGGGCTCCTCCAAGCTGGTGCCCGTGGGCTACGGCATCCGTAAGCTGCAGATCCAGTGTGTGGTGGAGGACGACAAGGTCGGCACGGACCTTCTGGAGGAGGagatcaccaagtttgaggactAC GTCCAGAGTGTGGACGTCGCTGCTTTCAATAAGATCTGA
- the eef1db gene encoding eukaryotic translation elongation factor 1 delta b (guanine nucleotide exchange protein) isoform X1 yields the protein MKNLSNSSSDPRPALMVQPGLDSELLRGPQCPADCTSAGVEVGEGSSGQTSSSPESGSLNGEVQRPPGGGGGRRRQRRRRRSPRVGPSLALQGLRAERVWFEQRAFEQAESGYHRRLAQLYNGRGFGVAAGTTVPTENPTVSESDAPPAPAGNDRPLTPHCSHGEQVACHHRVHAVWLNKPAFDAAESRFQERATAAAAPPASLALPPPRPPAQPATERTTPDEGYLTLTPTPTTPSPQRPVNGLPPPAVAALLRGVWLEKPQYDQAEQHYHQSLCSADPCPTTRGSKRARRRQRGSQGREEDAEEQRGPESGSGSSLDAEIEGERDEPLPEAAELVGAPPQEQALAEEEERWGGPSYPELAGRFPLHPDSERVWLDGPRFHQAERRLEEMATAQLASGLGGSNCPPPATTAPCPGHCTPPQARNSTMSSQYLAQEKIWFDKCRFDDAERQYYERMNGPMKCCSAAPSQTSQETGANTILQDIARARENIQKSLAGSAACPAGDATELLTRMSSLELENQSLHKVVEDLRLALSKLESRVMMLERTPAGGATAACVKAAPVPQQSRAAPPAVEEEEDDDDLDLFGSDEEDDEAARVREERVKAYAEKKAKKPVLIAKSSILLDVKPWDDETDMAKLEQCVRSVQADGLLWGSSKLVPVGYGIRKLQIQCVVEDDKVGTDLLEEEITKFEDYVQSVDVAAFNKI from the exons ATGAAGAAcctcagcaacagcagcagcgaCCCCCGCCCTGCCCTGATGGTTCAGCCCGGGCTGGATTCGGAGCTCCTCCGGGGGCCGCAATGTCCAGCGGACTGCACCTCTGCAGGGGtggaggtgggggagggcaGCAGCGGCCAGACCTCGTCCTCCCCAGAGAGTGGCAGCCTGAACGGAGAGGTGCAGCGGCCCCCTGGGGGCGGTGGTGGCAGACGCCGCCAGCGCAGACGCAGACGCTCTCCTCGCGTGGGGCCCAGCCTGGCACTACAGGGGCTGCGGGCGGAGCGGGTGTGGTTCGAGCAGCGAGCGTTCGAACAGGCCGAGAGCGGCTACCACAGGCGGCTGGCACAACTGTATAACGGGCGCGGTTTTGGCGTCGCTGCTGGCACTACTGTACCCACGGAGAACCCCACTGTGTCCGAGTCTGatgcccccccagcccccgcaGGAAATGACCGCCCCCTGACTCCACACTGTAGCCACGGAGAGCAGGTGGCCTGCCACCACCGTGTGCACGCGGTGTGGCTCAACAAGCCAGCCTTCGATGCCGCTGAGAGCAGGTTCCAGGAGCGTGCCACTGCCGCCGCCGCCCCCCCCGCCTCCCTCGCCCTGCCACCCCCCCGCCCACCTGCACAGCCCGCCACGGAACGCACCACCCCAGACGAGGGCTACCTCAccctcacccccacccccaccacgcCTTCGCCCCAGCGCCCAGTGAACGGCCTGCCCCCCCCCGCCGTGGCTGCCCTGCTGCGCGGCGTGTGGCTGGAGAAGCCGCAGTACGACCAGGCCGAGCAGCATTACCACCAGAGCCTCTGCTCCGCGGACCCCTGCCCCACCACCAGGGGGAGCAAGAGAGCCAGGAGGCGTCAGAGAGGCAGCCAGGGGCGGGAGGAGGACGCAGAGGAGCAGAGAGGGCCGGAGAGCGGGAGTGGGAGCAGCCTGGACGCAGAGATTGAGGGTGAAAGAGACGAGCCCCTGCCTGAGGCAGCAGAGCTGGTCGGCGCCCCCCCTCAGGAGCAGGCCctggcagaggaggaggagaggtggggggggccCTCATACCCGGAGCTGGCTGGCCGTTTCCCACTGCACCCTGACAGCGAGCGCGTGTGGCTGGACGGCCCGCGCTTCCACCAGGCAGAGAGACGCCTCGAGGAGATGGCCACCGCACAGCTGGCCAGTGGCCTCGGGGGGTCCAACTGCCCCCCTCCCGCCACCACCGCGCCCTGCCCTGGCCACTGCACCCCCCCACAAGCCCGCAA caGCACCATGAGCTCCCAGTACCTGGCCCAGGAGAAGATCTGGTTTGACAAGTGTCGCTTTGACGATGCGGAGAGGCAGTACTATGAGCGGATGAACGGCCCGATGAAATGCTGCTCTGCTGCCCCCTCACAAACCTCACAG GAGACTGGAGCAAATACCATCCTGCAGGACATTGCCCGAGCCCGTGAGAATATCCAGAAATCTCTAGCAGGC AGTGCTGCCTGTCCTGCGGGGGATGCCACTGAGCTGCTGACCCGGATGAGCAGCCTGGAGCTGGAGAACCAGAGCCTGcacaaag TGGTTGAGGACCTGCGTCTGGCGCTGTCCAAGCTGGAGTCCAGAGTGATGATGCTGGAGAGGACACCAGCAGGGGGCGCCACTGCAGCCTGTGTGAAG GCAGCCCCAGTGCCTCAGCAGTCCAGAGCAGCCCCCCCGGCagtggaagaagaggaagaTGACGATGACCTGGACCTGTTCGGCAGCGACGAGGAGGACGACGAGGCGGCGCGTGTGAGGGAGGAGCGGGTGAAGGCATATGCTGAGAAGAAGGCCAAGAAACCAGTCCTGATCGCCAAGAGCTCCATCCTGCTGGATGTCAAGCCG TGGGACGACGAGACGGACATGGCGAAGCTGGAGCAGTGCGTGCGCTCCGTGCAGGCGGATGGGCTGCTGTGGGGCTCCTCCAAGCTGGTGCCCGTGGGCTACGGCATCCGTAAGCTGCAGATCCAGTGTGTGGTGGAGGACGACAAGGTCGGCACGGACCTTCTGGAGGAGGagatcaccaagtttgaggactAC GTCCAGAGTGTGGACGTCGCTGCTTTCAATAAGATCTGA
- the pycr3 gene encoding pyrroline-5-carboxylate reductase 3, with product MELSELKIGFIGAGNMAFGLVQGILTSGEVQPASVMVSAPSDTNLGRFRERGVQVCHSNVAVVVSSSLVFVAVKPHLVAPVLREVAHSITEQHTIISVAAGVTIAALEELLPPRSVVLRLMPNLPCVVQEGALILSRGSRAGVEAAGALRTLLAPCGMVEEGPESWIDAHTALSGSGVAFVYVFAEALAEGAVKMGMPSALAHRIAAQTVLGAGRVLRDSGRHPAQLRAEVCTPGGTTVFGLHALERGGLRAAAMDAVEAATERARELGRR from the exons ATGGAGCTGTCGGAGCTGAAGATCGGCTTCATAGGCGCCGGGAACATGGCGTTTGGCCTCGTCCAGGGCATTCTGACGTCAG gagaAGTACAGCCTGCCAGTGTGATGGTCAGCGCACCCTCGGACACTAACCTGGGCCGGTTCAGG GAGCGGGGGGTGCAGGTGTGTCACAGTAATGTTGCCGTGGTGGTCAGCAGCTCTCTGGTGTTTGTGGCGGTGAAGCCACACCTGGTGGCCCCCGTGCTGCGAGAGGTCGCCCACTCCATCACCGAGCAGCACACCATCATCTCTGTGGCAGCCGGTGTCACCATTGCAGCCCTGGAGGAG ctgCTGCCTCCTCGCTCGGTGGTCCTGCGACTGATGCCCAACCTGCCCTGTGTGGTCCAGGAGGGGGCGCTGATTTTGTCTCGGGGGTCCCGGGCAGGAGTGGAAGCGGCAGGGGCCCTGAGGACCCTGCTGGCCCCCTGTGGGATGGTGGAGGAGGGGCCAGAGAGCTGGATTGATGCGCACACGGCTCTGAGCGGTAGCGGGGTGGCCTTC GTGTACGTGTTTGCAGAGGCGCTGGCTGAGGGTGCAGTGAAGATGGGCATGCCCAGCGCCTTGGCCCATCGCATCGCAGCGCAGACAGTCCTG GGCGCGGGGCGGGTGCTGCGGGACAGCGGCAGGCACCCAGCCCAGCTGCGTGCGGAGGTGTGCACCCCGGGCGGCACCACAGTGTTTGGGCTGCACGCGCTGGAGAGGGGGGGGCTGCGGGCCGCCGCCATGGACGCAGTGGAGGCCGCCACTGAGAGAGCCCGGGAGCTGGGCCGCAGATAG